Proteins co-encoded in one Novosphingobium sp. PP1Y genomic window:
- a CDS encoding alpha/beta fold hydrolase, translating to MTSFASLPRRALLGAAASLPLLTGTLRPAAASVAPRPIDGPWTESGTLARAGGVLAWHALGPKDGEPVILLHKLGGWAADWRGVAPRLGPDKRVIAFDLPGHGDSAMNGLPPYVQTVPETATMLLAALDELGIARASFAGNSLGGVISTEIAALWPERVNKLVLASVSLFPGYDRARLAELEAHRDPKVYTADWRPVARATGGAGDFATLDPQVEVEQDASRARADRWIRPSERGVGLFNTQAALARTIAPLLFIYGDRGHYVKYIETGMNLRGDAEVIELPQTGSFVHQERPVEVAAAMRSFLDAPL from the coding sequence ATGACGTCTTTCGCCTCCCTGCCCCGCCGCGCCCTGCTCGGTGCCGCGGCCTCGTTGCCGCTGCTGACGGGAACCCTGCGCCCAGCCGCGGCAAGTGTAGCTCCACGCCCGATCGACGGTCCGTGGACCGAAAGCGGCACCCTCGCGCGTGCGGGAGGCGTGCTGGCCTGGCATGCGCTCGGCCCAAAGGACGGGGAGCCGGTAATCCTGCTGCACAAACTCGGGGGCTGGGCGGCGGACTGGCGCGGCGTCGCACCGCGGCTCGGCCCGGACAAGCGGGTCATTGCCTTCGATCTGCCAGGCCACGGCGATTCGGCCATGAACGGACTCCCCCCCTATGTTCAGACGGTCCCAGAAACGGCGACCATGCTGCTGGCCGCGCTCGATGAACTGGGCATCGCGCGGGCCAGCTTCGCCGGCAACTCGCTGGGTGGGGTCATCTCGACCGAAATTGCGGCGCTCTGGCCCGAGCGCGTGAACAAGCTGGTGCTGGCCAGCGTCAGCCTGTTTCCCGGCTACGATCGCGCCCGCCTTGCCGAACTGGAGGCCCATCGCGATCCGAAGGTCTATACTGCCGATTGGCGACCGGTAGCCCGCGCGACCGGCGGAGCGGGCGATTTTGCAACGCTCGACCCGCAAGTCGAGGTCGAGCAGGACGCAAGCCGCGCCCGGGCCGATCGCTGGATACGGCCGAGCGAGCGTGGGGTCGGCCTGTTCAACACCCAGGCGGCACTGGCCCGCACGATCGCGCCGCTGCTGTTCATCTACGGCGACCGCGGGCACTACGTGAAGTACATCGAGACCGGCATGAATCTGCGCGGCGATGCCGAAGTGATCGAGCTGCCGCAGACCGGTTCCTTCGTCCATCAGGAACGGCCCGTCGAAGTTGCCGCCGCCATGCGCAGCTTTCTCGACGCGCCGCTTTGA
- a CDS encoding DUF3089 domain-containing protein — translation MRHLLSTLLTLPLAASALAACTATGASTEPFRLAAQAADSDAGPPPDYALASSWAARETKSAARDADVFYIHPTTFQSRDWNQKMDDKATRAWTVQSVAQRQLNAFAACCRLFMPFYRQASSRAFIERDGRGAQAYDFAYRDVRQAFRNYIAKLGKGRPFIIAGHSQGALLGLRLLKEEIAGTPLADRLVAAYLPGIGIPKGTLPSDVPPCTSPGQTRCVASWNGFSESAETTAWKQRSVADYGASGQDPALVCTNPMTFDATLPAAGFADGKGMLPVAQKDRPAAPLVHRAVAARCVDGILRVRTASTVEAQPLPNGSLHMHDIALFWADISANAALRAQRWQEDHR, via the coding sequence ATGAGACACCTTCTGTCAACGCTCCTGACCTTGCCGCTTGCGGCATCGGCGCTGGCGGCCTGCACGGCAACGGGCGCGTCAACCGAACCTTTCCGACTTGCCGCGCAGGCAGCCGACAGCGACGCCGGTCCGCCGCCGGACTACGCCCTGGCATCCAGCTGGGCCGCACGGGAAACAAAGTCCGCCGCGCGCGATGCCGACGTCTTCTATATTCATCCCACGACGTTCCAGTCCCGGGACTGGAACCAGAAGATGGACGACAAAGCCACGCGCGCGTGGACTGTGCAAAGCGTGGCCCAGCGCCAACTCAATGCGTTTGCCGCCTGCTGCCGGCTTTTCATGCCGTTCTATCGGCAGGCTTCGAGCCGCGCCTTCATAGAGCGCGACGGGCGCGGGGCGCAGGCTTACGACTTTGCCTATCGTGACGTGCGCCAGGCATTCCGGAACTACATTGCAAAGCTGGGCAAGGGGCGCCCCTTCATCATCGCAGGACATAGCCAGGGCGCCCTGCTCGGCCTCAGGCTGCTCAAGGAAGAGATCGCCGGTACGCCTCTCGCAGATCGGCTGGTCGCCGCCTATCTGCCGGGCATCGGCATTCCCAAGGGCACGCTTCCATCCGATGTTCCCCCTTGTACCTCACCGGGACAGACAAGGTGCGTGGCATCATGGAACGGCTTCAGCGAAAGCGCCGAAACCACCGCGTGGAAACAGCGCTCTGTTGCCGACTATGGCGCCTCCGGACAGGACCCCGCTCTCGTCTGTACCAATCCCATGACTTTCGACGCAACCCTGCCCGCGGCCGGGTTTGCGGACGGCAAAGGCATGCTGCCGGTTGCACAAAAGGATCGGCCCGCCGCGCCCCTTGTTCATCGCGCCGTGGCGGCACGCTGCGTCGATGGGATACTGCGAGTCCGCACGGCATCGACTGTGGAAGCGCAGCCGCTACCCAACGGCAGCCTGCACATGCATGACATCGCCCTGTTCTGGGCCGACATTTCAGCGAACGCGGCACTACGCGCACAGCGCTGGCAAGAGGATCACCGATGA
- a CDS encoding alpha/beta fold hydrolase encodes MASHFHAALALATAPLAATSATAADIPSNPTAQIVSRDPVTIPQGPDGRALVMRITVPEKGNDLPVLILSHGNLLNRSDYRPLVEFLARDGWIVIQPDHPDASQDGFPPAPYPSDTWRIRLDQVDWIATHLGAVLSRVPGLAARADMKRLALLGHSFGGHTAALAMGARVEDAGQPSPTGRFKAAVLLSAPGNWEGLTPQWQKRGPYLKVDWSQLRGPGLMINGTNDMAALTDLGPQWHDDGYRLSAPDADLCLMHIEGAGHYLGGIDSVLRPPQGDATPERRKTVLTAVAAFLDSRTGRRTDAASRWLAIRSGLTCKLQAESISRP; translated from the coding sequence ATGGCATCGCACTTCCATGCAGCCCTGGCGCTTGCGACGGCACCGCTTGCCGCCACGAGCGCGACGGCGGCCGATATACCCTCGAATCCTACCGCGCAGATCGTATCGCGAGATCCGGTGACCATACCGCAGGGACCTGACGGACGCGCCCTCGTCATGCGGATTACCGTTCCGGAGAAAGGCAACGACCTGCCCGTCCTCATCCTGAGCCACGGCAACCTGCTCAATCGGTCGGACTATCGTCCGCTCGTCGAATTCCTTGCGCGAGACGGCTGGATCGTCATCCAGCCCGACCACCCGGACGCGTCGCAGGACGGCTTCCCGCCTGCACCCTATCCTTCCGACACCTGGCGCATTCGGCTCGACCAGGTCGACTGGATCGCCACGCACCTGGGCGCAGTCCTTTCGCGCGTGCCCGGTCTTGCCGCGCGCGCCGACATGAAGCGGCTTGCACTGCTCGGCCACAGCTTCGGCGGGCACACGGCCGCACTGGCAATGGGCGCACGGGTAGAAGACGCCGGCCAGCCTTCACCGACCGGCAGATTCAAGGCTGCCGTCCTGCTGTCGGCTCCCGGAAACTGGGAGGGGCTGACGCCGCAGTGGCAGAAGCGCGGTCCTTATCTCAAGGTCGACTGGTCACAACTGCGCGGCCCCGGCCTGATGATCAACGGCACAAACGACATGGCCGCACTGACCGATCTTGGACCGCAATGGCACGATGACGGCTATCGCCTCTCTGCGCCGGATGCGGACTTGTGCCTGATGCATATCGAAGGTGCCGGGCACTATCTGGGGGGGATCGACTCAGTCCTGCGCCCACCCCAGGGCGACGCGACGCCCGAGCGACGCAAGACCGTCCTGACAGCAGTGGCCGCCTTCCTCGACAGCCGGACCGGCCGCAGAACCGACGCAGCCAGTCGCTGGCTGGCGATCCGGTCCGGCCTGACCTGCAAACTCCAGGCGGAATCGATCAGCCGGCCCTGA
- a CDS encoding class I SAM-dependent methyltransferase translates to MQFDLGQRGRAMMDFEVTTRLAASRLQQTVEGELADAGLDAQGLPEDMEERHRVIDSALAGSTAYQARALLGEWCAKQHGRAAEQAFEEISGSIVPALEQLREGGTTITVHDVDAPRYWSQTWFHRTRGGWDAGPWNGFIHGELVHKKYVSKIFPGDIYGNRRAVLKSLPRADYRRILEIGTSSGHHSVAIAEVFPDARLTGIDPSLRMLEQAQRVANEKGLSWDLHTGVGETMPMFADASFDLVTAYAIHHEMPVKAIEAIFAEAFRVLEPGGDMIMADVARTQSLDRMTAWRFDWLARWGGEPFWRSTAKLDMEPMARAAGFVDVRGWQPNPGRDPYIIYGRKPV, encoded by the coding sequence ATGCAGTTCGACCTCGGCCAACGCGGCCGTGCCATGATGGATTTCGAAGTGACTACCCGATTGGCGGCTTCGCGCCTGCAGCAGACAGTCGAAGGCGAACTGGCCGATGCGGGCCTCGACGCGCAGGGTCTGCCCGAGGACATGGAAGAACGGCACCGGGTGATCGACAGCGCGCTGGCCGGTTCCACGGCGTACCAGGCGCGTGCGCTGCTGGGCGAATGGTGCGCCAAGCAGCACGGCCGCGCCGCGGAGCAGGCATTCGAGGAGATTTCCGGGAGCATCGTGCCCGCGCTCGAGCAGCTTCGCGAAGGCGGGACGACGATCACCGTCCACGACGTCGACGCGCCGCGCTATTGGTCGCAGACGTGGTTCCACCGCACGCGGGGAGGCTGGGATGCCGGGCCGTGGAACGGTTTCATCCACGGCGAGCTGGTCCACAAGAAGTACGTATCGAAGATCTTTCCGGGCGACATCTACGGTAACCGCCGGGCCGTTCTGAAAAGCCTGCCACGCGCCGATTATCGCCGTATTCTCGAGATCGGCACCTCGTCGGGCCATCATTCGGTTGCGATTGCGGAGGTCTTTCCGGATGCCCGATTGACCGGCATCGATCCCTCGCTGCGGATGCTGGAGCAGGCGCAGCGCGTTGCCAATGAAAAGGGCCTTTCCTGGGACCTGCACACAGGCGTCGGCGAGACGATGCCGATGTTCGCCGATGCCAGCTTCGACCTCGTGACCGCCTATGCCATTCACCACGAGATGCCGGTCAAGGCGATCGAGGCGATCTTTGCCGAGGCATTTCGCGTGCTGGAACCGGGCGGCGACATGATCATGGCCGACGTCGCGCGGACCCAGAGTCTCGACCGCATGACCGCCTGGCGTTTCGACTGGCTGGCGCGTTGGGGAGGCGAGCCCTTCTGGCGCTCCACTGCCAAGCTGGACATGGAGCCCATGGCCCGCGCGGCCGGCTTCGTCGACGTCAGGGGCTGGCAGCCCAATCCGGGGCGTGACCCCTACATCATCTATGGACGCAAGCCCGTATGA
- a CDS encoding TonB-dependent receptor, which yields MKNFWLAGSSIGLALMATLAAPAMAQTAASAGASTGADNDVMGGDIVVTARKREETIQSIPAAVSAVTQETLTRAGAQSLDDVARLTPGLTFNSGNAGGLAAPTMRGITNITSTTFDNNVGVFLDGVYMSSKSNLDIDLYNLARVEVIKGPQSALYGNNAFAGAINYVLDRPKDYLTGQIKASVGTDSLYEVAGKISVPITRSLSIMGVGTYSHFGGTIKNVQGSNLGGWDHKISASGMIDYHPESDFSASLFYYHYEDELDGGANYMFTNDCGGTISPTILPNRGGSTLRFKCGTLQAPDEVDVDSASYSKRKTNLVIGRMAYEFGPVTLRYTGSYAKYDTIALQDQHLNSYGGTLSSAQRRFTRPFVGPVREWSSEVRLESYDNAFLDWAAGGYYYDRAANQTVVVGNSPEQVSRSLDLNNDENATMKSVFGLVNFKFTPTFNIETQGRWTWEDKDAVLTNNLTGLVRTPKADFSYGTYRVTANWEWNPDRMLYAVVASGTKSGGFNNTSVLSEQSYGPEKNTSFEIGSKNTFLGGRVIMNVAAYYVDWNDLQISVPSSVTGQTNPVTNIGSATVKGFEFSTAVKPSPNWDVSFGYNYADSTWDDGTIDYSSSRICPTAADCGLTPAGSGIDVGGFQIPRTSKHQFSAATNYTIPLATSELYLHADMSYRSEQATNAIALQKVPQQTLVNARIGWIKDGYELSVFAKNLFDKNYIVSSINEPEFFPSTTFTTGFVGNGRVIGATVEAKF from the coding sequence ATGAAGAATTTCTGGCTTGCTGGTTCCTCGATCGGACTTGCCCTCATGGCCACCCTTGCCGCACCTGCCATGGCTCAGACCGCAGCATCGGCCGGGGCTTCCACGGGTGCCGACAACGACGTCATGGGAGGCGACATCGTCGTCACCGCCCGCAAGCGCGAGGAAACGATCCAGTCGATCCCCGCCGCGGTCAGCGCCGTCACGCAGGAAACCCTGACCCGCGCCGGCGCCCAGTCGCTCGACGACGTCGCCCGCCTCACACCGGGCCTGACCTTCAACTCGGGCAATGCCGGCGGCCTCGCCGCCCCGACGATGCGCGGCATCACCAACATCACCTCAACCACCTTCGACAACAACGTCGGCGTGTTTCTCGACGGCGTCTACATGTCGTCCAAGTCGAACCTCGACATCGACTTGTACAACCTTGCCCGGGTCGAGGTGATCAAGGGCCCGCAAAGTGCGCTTTACGGCAACAACGCCTTTGCCGGCGCGATCAACTACGTTCTCGACCGGCCCAAGGACTACCTGACCGGCCAGATCAAGGCATCGGTCGGCACCGACAGTCTCTATGAAGTGGCGGGCAAGATCTCCGTCCCGATCACCAGGTCGCTCAGCATCATGGGCGTCGGCACCTATTCGCACTTCGGCGGCACCATCAAGAACGTGCAAGGTTCGAACCTGGGTGGCTGGGACCACAAGATCTCGGCCTCGGGCATGATCGACTACCACCCAGAATCCGATTTTTCCGCCTCGCTGTTCTACTACCACTATGAGGACGAGCTCGACGGCGGCGCGAACTACATGTTCACCAACGACTGCGGCGGCACGATCTCCCCGACGATCCTGCCCAATCGCGGCGGCAGCACACTTCGCTTCAAGTGCGGCACGCTGCAGGCTCCCGACGAGGTCGACGTCGATTCCGCGTCCTACTCGAAGCGCAAGACCAACCTTGTGATCGGACGCATGGCCTACGAATTCGGGCCGGTCACGCTGCGCTACACCGGATCCTATGCCAAGTACGATACGATCGCGCTGCAGGACCAGCACCTCAACAGCTACGGCGGCACGCTCTCTTCGGCGCAGCGCCGCTTTACCCGCCCCTTCGTCGGACCGGTTCGCGAATGGAGCAGCGAAGTCCGGCTCGAATCCTACGACAACGCATTCCTCGACTGGGCGGCAGGCGGCTACTACTATGACCGCGCGGCGAACCAGACCGTCGTCGTCGGCAACAGCCCCGAGCAAGTGAGCCGGTCGCTCGACCTCAACAACGACGAAAATGCGACGATGAAATCGGTCTTCGGGCTCGTGAACTTCAAGTTCACCCCGACCTTCAACATCGAAACGCAGGGACGGTGGACCTGGGAAGACAAGGACGCGGTCCTTACCAACAACCTGACCGGCCTTGTCCGCACCCCCAAGGCAGACTTCTCCTACGGCACCTACCGCGTAACCGCGAACTGGGAATGGAACCCCGACCGCATGCTCTACGCGGTCGTCGCCAGCGGCACCAAGTCCGGCGGGTTCAACAACACCTCGGTCTTGTCCGAACAGTCGTACGGCCCCGAGAAGAATACCTCCTTCGAAATCGGTTCCAAGAACACGTTCCTGGGCGGTCGCGTGATCATGAACGTTGCAGCCTACTACGTCGACTGGAACGATCTGCAGATCTCGGTCCCTTCCTCGGTCACCGGCCAGACCAACCCTGTCACCAACATCGGATCGGCTACCGTCAAGGGTTTCGAGTTCTCGACCGCGGTCAAGCCGTCTCCGAACTGGGACGTCAGCTTCGGCTACAACTACGCGGATTCCACCTGGGATGACGGCACGATCGATTACAGCTCCTCGCGAATCTGCCCGACCGCGGCGGACTGCGGCCTGACCCCGGCAGGGTCCGGCATCGACGTGGGCGGCTTCCAGATCCCGCGCACATCGAAGCACCAGTTCTCGGCGGCAACCAACTACACCATTCCGCTCGCGACCTCGGAGCTCTACCTGCACGCAGACATGTCCTATCGCTCGGAGCAGGCGACCAACGCGATCGCCTTGCAGAAGGTCCCGCAGCAGACCCTCGTCAATGCCCGCATCGGCTGGATCAAGGACGGATACGAGCTTTCGGTCTTTGCCAAGAACCTGTTCGACAAGAACTACATCGTTTCGTCGATCAACGAACCGGAGTTCTTCCCCTCGACCACCTTCACGACCGGTTTCGTCGGCAATGGCCGCGTGATCGGCGCCACTGTCGAGGCCAAGTTCTGA
- a CDS encoding DUF1330 domain-containing protein, translated as MHGAFILTTVTITDSQSFGEYRAAVGQVNARLGGEMLVRGGVREVLEGDAIEGEIVVALGFADAEAARAYITSPEYRALAPMRERAGHFTIRLVA; from the coding sequence ATGCACGGCGCCTTTATTCTCACGACGGTCACTATCACCGACAGCCAGTCATTTGGCGAATACAGGGCGGCCGTGGGCCAGGTGAATGCCAGACTCGGCGGCGAAATGCTGGTACGCGGAGGAGTGCGCGAGGTCCTGGAGGGCGACGCCATCGAGGGCGAAATCGTGGTCGCACTCGGCTTTGCTGATGCCGAAGCCGCGCGCGCCTACATCACCTCGCCGGAATATCGCGCTCTGGCGCCGATGCGCGAGCGGGCGGGGCACTTCACGATCAGGCTGGTGGCCTGA